Sequence from the Nitrosospira multiformis genome:
AGACAAGGCGGCGCAAGGATTGATCGATCGAGGGCTTCTCCTCTTTTTCACTCTCTTTCGCGTCTGTGATCGAACACGTATCCGAAGCCGCTATTCTCGCCGCAACATCCGCATAAGCAGGCTTGACCACGGACCAAATCTTGCTCAACAATGTTTTTCCAGCAGGGGGCTTCAGTTCGAAACCTCCATCACTATCGTAAGCGATACCCGTACTGCCAAGCAGATGCAGCCGCTGCCTGGCGCGCGTTGCGGCAACATAGAGCAGCCGCTCATCTTCGAAGCGTTCTTTCTCACCATCCAGTTTCTCCAGCCAGGAATAGATGCGATCAGCATCTGTACCCGTTTCCTGAATGGGTGCAAGCAATAAATCGCTTCCTGCATTCCATTCTCCCGTCGACGGTTTGGCGCGTGGCTGTTCCATCCACATGAACAACTTCTTGTCGCTGGTACGTGACGGGCGGCCAAGGCCGGGCACGATCACGCAATCGAACTCCAGTCCCTTGGCCTTATGAATGGTCATGACCTGTAGCGTATCGTCAGCTTCCAGGTCAGGTAACGCGTAGAGTTTTGCGAGCCCTTCTTCCAATGCCGAAAGTGCGGGAATACTGCCAGCCTCTTCGTGCGCTTCAAGATAATCAAGATAGACTGCAGCGTCTTCAAGGTCTGTCGCGTCGTCAATGCAGCCGGGGCCTCCCAGCGCAAGCCATGCCGCCTCAACAGTCACACGGAGGGATTGACGGCAGCGATTATCCATACAGCTCTTCAGCACCTCGCGTACACGCAGCAGCCGGACGCGGCCATCGCGGGAAACCGCCGCCATTGGCGCATCATCAACGAGCAACTCCCATACTGTTCGATTATTCGCTCTGACGTTTCGTCCCACTCCTTCAATCCCGGCTGGATCGTCCGTCCCGCCGCAAACAGCGACTGCATGGGTCGAAACGAGCACGTGCATATCCTGGAGCGTAAGACCGCACCATGGTGCGCGCAACAACGCAAACCATGCCAGACGATCCGCCGGATGTGCCAGTGCGCGTGTCAGCGCCAGCAAATCCTGCACTACCGGCCGGCGGCCCAGCCCTTCAATTTCGATCGCACGAAACCTTATTCCGGCCTCTTTGAGCCGGGGCACGATTTGCTGAAGATGATTACGGCTGCGCACCAGAATTGCCGTGGTGGCGGACGGATCATTACGCCGTACCTGCATGACAATTTCCACCACTCTCGCCGCCTCGGCTATGTGGTCATTATTGAAAAACGGATGCACGCTGACTGCCTCGCCGGCGAGTAAACCGTGCGTCGCAACCGACGGCGTATAGGAAACCGCACCCAGTGTGATGTCCTCTTGCCGCGGCATCACCTGCTCGAAGGTGTTGTTAACCCAGTCCACAATACCGCGCTGCGACCGGAAATTGCTGGAAAGAGAAACCGGATGCAGGACAACATTGCCAATGCCCGCCACACGGGTGCGTAAGAATAATCCAACCTCCGCCTCGCGAAAACGATAGATGGACTGCATCGGGTCGCCAACCAGCAGCACACTGCGGCCATCTCCCGATTCCCATCCGGCGGTAAGTTTCGTGACGAGTTCGTATTGACTGATCGATGTATCCTGGAACTCGTCTATCAATAGATGTCGAACGCGGTAGTCGAGCGCGAGAGCAAGATCAGTAGGCATCTCGGGCTCGCCAAGCGCACGCAGGGCACCTTGCGCGACCTCTGTAAAATCGACCTGGTTATGCGACTGAAATACGAGCTTGAGCTGCCCGGCGGCACGCGGCAACAGCCGCGTGATCGAACCGAGCACTGCCCATTGCTTTTCGGTATAAACGGGCAGGGGCAGGAAACGAATATCATGTAACGCATGGCACAGTGTTTCGCCATCATCCGCCGCCAGGACGTCTGTCAGCGCTAGCGCTCTTTCCTTCCATGACTTTGCGATTGCTTTTTCATTCTTGGTTCCGCCGGGCGGGAAGCCATCCCTGATCGTATGCTGCTTGCGCCAGGCACCCTCTTTTGTAAGTAACAGATCGGCAATGGCAACCCAGCGGGCAACATCCTGTTCCTCATCGCCCGGCAACCCACCGCCTGCATCGAGCCCCTGATACGCAACAATGGGCGCTCCCCCGCTGCCAGCGGTTAAATGACCGGCAGCATAGCGGGCAAGCTCCACCAGCTCGCTTTGTATCGAGACAGGATAGCGTCCGTATAAGCTGCATAGGTGCTTCAGTGCCCCGTGTCGCGTATTTTTCAACGCCGCTTCCAGCTCATCGCGCGCTCTGCCATGAATATGGCGTAACCAGTGGTCGCGCCGGGCCAGCATCCCGGCAAGCAGATTTTCGATGCGAGCCACATCATTGTCGAGGTGTTCCAGCAAATGCTGGACATCCTGCGCCACCGCATCGTGACCTTCGACCAGACCGATGGTTGTGCGCGCCGCTTCGAGATATAACTCGGATGCGTCCTCGACAGTTTCAGGTTGCGCGCCAAATTTTGATAGCATCGGCATCTGGCGCGTTAGCGATGCACACAATGAATCGAGAGTTTGAATGCGTAATCGTGTGGGATTTTCGATGATATGCCAGCCAGTCTGCCTATCTCGCTGCAAGACAGCCTCAGCTAGCTCGCGGGTCAGTTTCTGGTGCCCGGTTTCAGGGGTTTCAGGGGTTTCAGGGGTTTCAGGGGTTTCAGGGGTTTCAGGAGTTTCAGGGGTATTAGCGGAATCAGACGCATTGCCGCTCTTCACAAGCGCCGCCACTACACGTTCGCGCATCTCCGCCGCGGCTTTGCGGGTAAACGTAATCGCAACGATCTCTTCCGGCTCATTAGCGCACGCAAGCAGCGTGAGATAGCGTTGAATCAGAAGCCCGGTCTTACCCGATCCGGCAGGCGCCTGAACAATAAAAGAATATTCGGGGTTAAGCGCACGGCAACGCTCGGTAAAATCGGGTGTATCGGGCACCGTTGAAGCGGTACTCACTCTTCGTCTCCCTGCTCGGTATACGTGCGCCGCATTCGCTCATCAATACGGCAGAAGGAGCGCAAATCACAGTTGCGGCACGTATGTGGAAATTTCCTGGGGTCAACCTGGGCATCACCGCTGGAGAAACTGACCGCGATGCGGGTCAGATCAGTCCGCCAGGTGGCAACCAGCTCCTCCCATGAGCCGTATCGGTCACCCGGGCGCGATTCGGACAACATCTTCCCTCCAGGCAGCAGATCACTATCGCGTGCAAGGGCGGCGAACCGCATGTCACCCGTCTTGACCTGCGCGAATGCTACCGCTACGGCAGCCGGCTCGGCGGCGACGAGATACAACGGCAACTGCGGCTCCTCTGGACGATCGCCAAGCATGGTGTTCTCGGACGGTGCCCGAGTCTTGTAGTCGATGATGATGCGGCGTCCATCGCCGAACTCATCGACGCGGTCGAGACACGTCGACAACCGGAGTCCGCCGATCTCGATGCTGCGCTTGTCTTCAATCGCTATGACTGTGTAACCGCCACGCGCTTTCTCTTTGTCAAGCCATGCACGTGCCAGCCGCACCAGGCGCCGGCGCTCAATCTCCGCGAAACGACCCGAGAGCGTGGTTGGACGATCGCGATG
This genomic interval carries:
- a CDS encoding UvrD-helicase domain-containing protein, producing MSTASTVPDTPDFTERCRALNPEYSFIVQAPAGSGKTGLLIQRYLTLLACANEPEEIVAITFTRKAAAEMRERVVAALVKSGNASDSANTPETPETPETPETPETPETPETGHQKLTRELAEAVLQRDRQTGWHIIENPTRLRIQTLDSLCASLTRQMPMLSKFGAQPETVEDASELYLEAARTTIGLVEGHDAVAQDVQHLLEHLDNDVARIENLLAGMLARRDHWLRHIHGRARDELEAALKNTRHGALKHLCSLYGRYPVSIQSELVELARYAAGHLTAGSGGAPIVAYQGLDAGGGLPGDEEQDVARWVAIADLLLTKEGAWRKQHTIRDGFPPGGTKNEKAIAKSWKERALALTDVLAADDGETLCHALHDIRFLPLPVYTEKQWAVLGSITRLLPRAAGQLKLVFQSHNQVDFTEVAQGALRALGEPEMPTDLALALDYRVRHLLIDEFQDTSISQYELVTKLTAGWESGDGRSVLLVGDPMQSIYRFREAEVGLFLRTRVAGIGNVVLHPVSLSSNFRSQRGIVDWVNNTFEQVMPRQEDITLGAVSYTPSVATHGLLAGEAVSVHPFFNNDHIAEAARVVEIVMQVRRNDPSATTAILVRSRNHLQQIVPRLKEAGIRFRAIEIEGLGRRPVVQDLLALTRALAHPADRLAWFALLRAPWCGLTLQDMHVLVSTHAVAVCGGTDDPAGIEGVGRNVRANNRTVWELLVDDAPMAAVSRDGRVRLLRVREVLKSCMDNRCRQSLRVTVEAAWLALGGPGCIDDATDLEDAAVYLDYLEAHEEAGSIPALSALEEGLAKLYALPDLEADDTLQVMTIHKAKGLEFDCVIVPGLGRPSRTSDKKLFMWMEQPRAKPSTGEWNAGSDLLLAPIQETGTDADRIYSWLEKLDGEKERFEDERLLYVAATRARQRLHLLGSTGIAYDSDGGFELKPPAGKTLLSKIWSVVKPAYADVAARIAASDTCSITDAKESEKEEKPSIDQSLRRLVSDWTLPPAPPPVRWNAQPQMMPAMGDIEYSWAGETARHIGTIVHRWLRRIAEDGMENWSMARIQVLRDTFKRQLVACGVDRDGGDIDTAAGRVITALAQTVGDKRGQWLLGPQRDVYNELRMTAIMEGEQRDLVIDRTFRDAEGQRWVVDYKISSHEGADMEGFLDREQDRYRFQLDRYAALMRMIDDEPVKRGLYFPLLRGWREWGGEE